The proteins below are encoded in one region of Girardinichthys multiradiatus isolate DD_20200921_A chromosome 19, DD_fGirMul_XY1, whole genome shotgun sequence:
- the si:ch211-15d5.11 gene encoding nuclear receptor coactivator 7 isoform X1: MAQSVRRPDTLGAANLKPQGDKTRTGYFCNVKSRLGSKLPAGVSQPPQFAKPPWETRPQSQMMQKAAASVQYKNEPIVSRPLDHIPHIRNPKLRQYYLQGTAWELNNAVGTKEHVGGPPDGSTGSTGLPGDTVFSVSSQFNSNAEPSAEESKTVDLFSVTRPSSDTLIVKEQLVSKRKDTSVSRKSSNPQLDSDSGLNKKKEADADQDCLDSLTAQPQSPSPEAEYDKLLDVEAVPLPDGHLCLLALPPECCQGERPEAMLYLKLFCRYITDGKGVVSGILLVTSNKIFFDPFKTHPLVMEHGFEDYLLSCTVDSLVSVSFFPDISHIHFNTSQQRRRRKEKKLFQKLKITKGQAGSLQSKKQEESPPVPSVMPSSILSLTKEVSEEDEESRDMADVEGGLESSSLEVLPEDPVGGLAVLSNATTFCCGSPEVEQPDMEKSSVKSQTAVPQRPSVGSLGDLMFVRLRAQSSAGKTKPNPSKTLPRRDTWLALTQESSEELRFYLKLRRPDLYILEGEEEGETDHDEEEFVLIEDRGQEGEEDEEMFQALRGSGDDWEMVLMEENKDKPLMVIDREPEGISNIIDNSHILEASHVRELCKELPPRTVGQTWQLAYSTSRHGASLKSLYRKLSNTDSPVLIVIKDALDELFGAFLSDPLRPSENFYGTGETFLFMLHPRFKCFRWTGENSFFIKGDLDCFAVGGGSGHFGLWVDENLYLGRSSPCYTFNNCCLSETDDFRIMELEVWTFS, encoded by the exons ATGGCTCAATCCGTCAGAAGACCGGATACTTTAGGAGCCGCAAACCTCAAACCTCAAGGGGATAAGACCAGGACCGGCTACTTCTGCAATGTGAAGAGCAG GTTAGGGTCCAAGCTGCCTGCTGGTGTCTCTCAGCCTCCACAGTTTGCAAAGCCTCCCTGGGAGACCCGACCTCAATCCCAGATGATGCAGAAAGCCGCAGCCAGCGTACAGTATAAGAATGAGCCCATTGTGAGCAGACCTCTCGACCACATCCCCCACATCAGAAACCCTAAGCTGCGGCAGTACTACCTGCAAG GGACTGCATGGGAGCTAAACAACGCTGTGGGGACTAAAGAGCATGTTGGTGGACCACCAGATGGCAGCACAGGCAGCACT gGTCTTCCCGGAGACACAGTGTTCAGCGTTTCATCCCAGTTCAACAGTAATGCTGAACCCTCAGCTGAAGAGAGCAAAACAGTCGACCTGTTCTCCGTAACACGACCCAGCTCTGATACCCTCATAGTGAAAGAG CAGCTGGTCTCGAAGAGAAAGGACACTTCTGTCAGTAGAAAATCATCTAACCCACAACTGGACTCAGACTCCGGGCTGAATAAAAAGAAGGAGGCAGATGCAGATCAAGACTGTTTGGATTCTCTCACTGCTCAGCCTCAGTCCCCCTCACCGGAGGCAGAATATGACAAGCTACTG GATGTGGAGGCCGTGCCGCTGCCAGACGGACACCTCTGCTTGTTGGCTCTGCCTCCTGAGTGCTGTCAGGGCGAGCGCCCAGAGGCCATGCTGTACCTCAAACTGTTCTGCCGCTACATCACCGACGGAAAG GGTGTGGTTTCTGGCATCCTGCTGGTGACGTCCAATAAAATCTTCTTTGACCCGTTTAAGACCCATCCTCTGGTGATGGAGCATGGCTTCGAGGACTACCTTTTGTCTTGCACTGTTGACAGTCTGGTTTCTGTCTCCTTTTTCCCTGACATTTCGCACATTCACTTCAACACCTCCCAGCAGAG AAGGAGgcgaaaagaaaagaaactttTTCAGAAGCTCAAAATCACCAAAGGTCAAGCAGGCAGCCTCCAAAGCAAAAAGCAGGAGGAGTCTCCCCCAGTTCCATCAGTGATGCCCAGTTCCATCCTGAGCCTAACTAAGGAGGTTTCAGAGGAGGACGAGGAGAGCAGAGATATGGCCGATGTGGAGGGGGGGCTGGAGAGCAGCTCTCTTGAGGTGCTGCCTGAGGATCCTGTGGGCGGTTTGGCTGTCCTGAGCAATGCCACCACCTTCTGCTGTGGCAGTCCAGAGGTGGAGCAGCCAGACATGGAGAAATCTTCTGTGAAGAGTCAGACTGCAG TTCCTCAAAGACCGTCAGTGGGAAGTCTTGGGGATTTGATGTTTGTGCGACTGCGGGCTCAGTCATCTGCAGGAAAGACGAAGCCTAACCCATCAAAAACTTTACCCAGAAGGGACACCTGGTTGGCCCTGACACAAGAAAG CTCCGAGGAGCTGCGCTTTTATCTGAAGCTTCGACGGCCAGACCTGTATATAttggagggggaggaggagggggagacCGATCATGATGAGGAGGAGTTTGTTCTCATTGAGGATAGAGGACAAGAGGGAGAAGAGGATGAAGAGATGTTTCAGGCACTCCGCGGCTCAGGGGACGACTGGGAG ATGGTGTTGATGGAAGAGAATAAAGACAAGCCACTCATGGTAATCGACAGGGAACCCGAAGGAATTAGTAACATCATCGACAACAGCCATATTCTGGAGGCTTCGCATGTCAGAGAG cTGTGTAAGGAGCTTCCCCCCAGGACGGTGGGCCAGACGTGGCAGCTGGCTTACAGCACGTCCCGTCATGGCGCCAGCCTCAAGTCTCTTTACAGGAAACTCAGCAACACTGACTCTCCTGTGCTGATTGTCATAAAGGATGCACTAGATGAG CTTTTCGGAGCCTTTCTCTCTGATCCTCTGAGACCCAGTGAGAATTTCTATGGTACAGGAGAAACCTTCCTCTTCATGTTGCATCCTCGTTTTAAG TGCTTCAGGTGGACGGGAGAGAACTCCTTTTTTATTAAAGGAGACTTGGACTGCTTCGCTGTTGGCGGTGGAAG TGGTCACTTTGGGCTGTGGGTCGATGAGAACCTGTACCTGGGGCGCAGCAGTCCGTGCTACACCTTCAACAACTGCTGCCTCTCTGAAACCGATGATTTCCGCATCATGGAGCTGGAGGTGTGGACATTTAGCTGA
- the si:ch211-15d5.11 gene encoding nuclear receptor coactivator 7 isoform X2: protein MAQSVRRPDTLGAANLKPQGDKTRTGYFCNVKSRLGSKLPAGVSQPPQFAKPPWETRPQSQMMQKAAASVQYKNEPIVSRPLDHIPHIRNPKLRQYYLQGTAWELNNAVGTKEHVGGPPDGSTGSTGLPGDTVFSVSSQFNSNAEPSAEESKTVDLFSVTRPSSDTLIVKELVSKRKDTSVSRKSSNPQLDSDSGLNKKKEADADQDCLDSLTAQPQSPSPEAEYDKLLDVEAVPLPDGHLCLLALPPECCQGERPEAMLYLKLFCRYITDGKGVVSGILLVTSNKIFFDPFKTHPLVMEHGFEDYLLSCTVDSLVSVSFFPDISHIHFNTSQQRRRRKEKKLFQKLKITKGQAGSLQSKKQEESPPVPSVMPSSILSLTKEVSEEDEESRDMADVEGGLESSSLEVLPEDPVGGLAVLSNATTFCCGSPEVEQPDMEKSSVKSQTAVPQRPSVGSLGDLMFVRLRAQSSAGKTKPNPSKTLPRRDTWLALTQESSEELRFYLKLRRPDLYILEGEEEGETDHDEEEFVLIEDRGQEGEEDEEMFQALRGSGDDWEMVLMEENKDKPLMVIDREPEGISNIIDNSHILEASHVRELCKELPPRTVGQTWQLAYSTSRHGASLKSLYRKLSNTDSPVLIVIKDALDELFGAFLSDPLRPSENFYGTGETFLFMLHPRFKCFRWTGENSFFIKGDLDCFAVGGGSGHFGLWVDENLYLGRSSPCYTFNNCCLSETDDFRIMELEVWTFS from the exons ATGGCTCAATCCGTCAGAAGACCGGATACTTTAGGAGCCGCAAACCTCAAACCTCAAGGGGATAAGACCAGGACCGGCTACTTCTGCAATGTGAAGAGCAG GTTAGGGTCCAAGCTGCCTGCTGGTGTCTCTCAGCCTCCACAGTTTGCAAAGCCTCCCTGGGAGACCCGACCTCAATCCCAGATGATGCAGAAAGCCGCAGCCAGCGTACAGTATAAGAATGAGCCCATTGTGAGCAGACCTCTCGACCACATCCCCCACATCAGAAACCCTAAGCTGCGGCAGTACTACCTGCAAG GGACTGCATGGGAGCTAAACAACGCTGTGGGGACTAAAGAGCATGTTGGTGGACCACCAGATGGCAGCACAGGCAGCACT gGTCTTCCCGGAGACACAGTGTTCAGCGTTTCATCCCAGTTCAACAGTAATGCTGAACCCTCAGCTGAAGAGAGCAAAACAGTCGACCTGTTCTCCGTAACACGACCCAGCTCTGATACCCTCATAGTGAAAGAG CTGGTCTCGAAGAGAAAGGACACTTCTGTCAGTAGAAAATCATCTAACCCACAACTGGACTCAGACTCCGGGCTGAATAAAAAGAAGGAGGCAGATGCAGATCAAGACTGTTTGGATTCTCTCACTGCTCAGCCTCAGTCCCCCTCACCGGAGGCAGAATATGACAAGCTACTG GATGTGGAGGCCGTGCCGCTGCCAGACGGACACCTCTGCTTGTTGGCTCTGCCTCCTGAGTGCTGTCAGGGCGAGCGCCCAGAGGCCATGCTGTACCTCAAACTGTTCTGCCGCTACATCACCGACGGAAAG GGTGTGGTTTCTGGCATCCTGCTGGTGACGTCCAATAAAATCTTCTTTGACCCGTTTAAGACCCATCCTCTGGTGATGGAGCATGGCTTCGAGGACTACCTTTTGTCTTGCACTGTTGACAGTCTGGTTTCTGTCTCCTTTTTCCCTGACATTTCGCACATTCACTTCAACACCTCCCAGCAGAG AAGGAGgcgaaaagaaaagaaactttTTCAGAAGCTCAAAATCACCAAAGGTCAAGCAGGCAGCCTCCAAAGCAAAAAGCAGGAGGAGTCTCCCCCAGTTCCATCAGTGATGCCCAGTTCCATCCTGAGCCTAACTAAGGAGGTTTCAGAGGAGGACGAGGAGAGCAGAGATATGGCCGATGTGGAGGGGGGGCTGGAGAGCAGCTCTCTTGAGGTGCTGCCTGAGGATCCTGTGGGCGGTTTGGCTGTCCTGAGCAATGCCACCACCTTCTGCTGTGGCAGTCCAGAGGTGGAGCAGCCAGACATGGAGAAATCTTCTGTGAAGAGTCAGACTGCAG TTCCTCAAAGACCGTCAGTGGGAAGTCTTGGGGATTTGATGTTTGTGCGACTGCGGGCTCAGTCATCTGCAGGAAAGACGAAGCCTAACCCATCAAAAACTTTACCCAGAAGGGACACCTGGTTGGCCCTGACACAAGAAAG CTCCGAGGAGCTGCGCTTTTATCTGAAGCTTCGACGGCCAGACCTGTATATAttggagggggaggaggagggggagacCGATCATGATGAGGAGGAGTTTGTTCTCATTGAGGATAGAGGACAAGAGGGAGAAGAGGATGAAGAGATGTTTCAGGCACTCCGCGGCTCAGGGGACGACTGGGAG ATGGTGTTGATGGAAGAGAATAAAGACAAGCCACTCATGGTAATCGACAGGGAACCCGAAGGAATTAGTAACATCATCGACAACAGCCATATTCTGGAGGCTTCGCATGTCAGAGAG cTGTGTAAGGAGCTTCCCCCCAGGACGGTGGGCCAGACGTGGCAGCTGGCTTACAGCACGTCCCGTCATGGCGCCAGCCTCAAGTCTCTTTACAGGAAACTCAGCAACACTGACTCTCCTGTGCTGATTGTCATAAAGGATGCACTAGATGAG CTTTTCGGAGCCTTTCTCTCTGATCCTCTGAGACCCAGTGAGAATTTCTATGGTACAGGAGAAACCTTCCTCTTCATGTTGCATCCTCGTTTTAAG TGCTTCAGGTGGACGGGAGAGAACTCCTTTTTTATTAAAGGAGACTTGGACTGCTTCGCTGTTGGCGGTGGAAG TGGTCACTTTGGGCTGTGGGTCGATGAGAACCTGTACCTGGGGCGCAGCAGTCCGTGCTACACCTTCAACAACTGCTGCCTCTCTGAAACCGATGATTTCCGCATCATGGAGCTGGAGGTGTGGACATTTAGCTGA
- the si:ch211-15d5.11 gene encoding oxidation resistance protein 1 isoform X3, with product MKVRSCDSRSSPSSGRTAPRLGSKLPAGVSQPPQFAKPPWETRPQSQMMQKAAASVQYKNEPIVSRPLDHIPHIRNPKLRQYYLQGTAWELNNAVGTKEHVGGPPDGSTGSTGLPGDTVFSVSSQFNSNAEPSAEESKTVDLFSVTRPSSDTLIVKEQLVSKRKDTSVSRKSSNPQLDSDSGLNKKKEADADQDCLDSLTAQPQSPSPEAEYDKLLDVEAVPLPDGHLCLLALPPECCQGERPEAMLYLKLFCRYITDGKGVVSGILLVTSNKIFFDPFKTHPLVMEHGFEDYLLSCTVDSLVSVSFFPDISHIHFNTSQQRRRRKEKKLFQKLKITKGQAGSLQSKKQEESPPVPSVMPSSILSLTKEVSEEDEESRDMADVEGGLESSSLEVLPEDPVGGLAVLSNATTFCCGSPEVEQPDMEKSSVKSQTAVPQRPSVGSLGDLMFVRLRAQSSAGKTKPNPSKTLPRRDTWLALTQESSEELRFYLKLRRPDLYILEGEEEGETDHDEEEFVLIEDRGQEGEEDEEMFQALRGSGDDWEMVLMEENKDKPLMVIDREPEGISNIIDNSHILEASHVRELCKELPPRTVGQTWQLAYSTSRHGASLKSLYRKLSNTDSPVLIVIKDALDELFGAFLSDPLRPSENFYGTGETFLFMLHPRFKCFRWTGENSFFIKGDLDCFAVGGGSGHFGLWVDENLYLGRSSPCYTFNNCCLSETDDFRIMELEVWTFS from the exons GTTAGGGTCCAAGCTGCCTGCTGGTGTCTCTCAGCCTCCACAGTTTGCAAAGCCTCCCTGGGAGACCCGACCTCAATCCCAGATGATGCAGAAAGCCGCAGCCAGCGTACAGTATAAGAATGAGCCCATTGTGAGCAGACCTCTCGACCACATCCCCCACATCAGAAACCCTAAGCTGCGGCAGTACTACCTGCAAG GGACTGCATGGGAGCTAAACAACGCTGTGGGGACTAAAGAGCATGTTGGTGGACCACCAGATGGCAGCACAGGCAGCACT gGTCTTCCCGGAGACACAGTGTTCAGCGTTTCATCCCAGTTCAACAGTAATGCTGAACCCTCAGCTGAAGAGAGCAAAACAGTCGACCTGTTCTCCGTAACACGACCCAGCTCTGATACCCTCATAGTGAAAGAG CAGCTGGTCTCGAAGAGAAAGGACACTTCTGTCAGTAGAAAATCATCTAACCCACAACTGGACTCAGACTCCGGGCTGAATAAAAAGAAGGAGGCAGATGCAGATCAAGACTGTTTGGATTCTCTCACTGCTCAGCCTCAGTCCCCCTCACCGGAGGCAGAATATGACAAGCTACTG GATGTGGAGGCCGTGCCGCTGCCAGACGGACACCTCTGCTTGTTGGCTCTGCCTCCTGAGTGCTGTCAGGGCGAGCGCCCAGAGGCCATGCTGTACCTCAAACTGTTCTGCCGCTACATCACCGACGGAAAG GGTGTGGTTTCTGGCATCCTGCTGGTGACGTCCAATAAAATCTTCTTTGACCCGTTTAAGACCCATCCTCTGGTGATGGAGCATGGCTTCGAGGACTACCTTTTGTCTTGCACTGTTGACAGTCTGGTTTCTGTCTCCTTTTTCCCTGACATTTCGCACATTCACTTCAACACCTCCCAGCAGAG AAGGAGgcgaaaagaaaagaaactttTTCAGAAGCTCAAAATCACCAAAGGTCAAGCAGGCAGCCTCCAAAGCAAAAAGCAGGAGGAGTCTCCCCCAGTTCCATCAGTGATGCCCAGTTCCATCCTGAGCCTAACTAAGGAGGTTTCAGAGGAGGACGAGGAGAGCAGAGATATGGCCGATGTGGAGGGGGGGCTGGAGAGCAGCTCTCTTGAGGTGCTGCCTGAGGATCCTGTGGGCGGTTTGGCTGTCCTGAGCAATGCCACCACCTTCTGCTGTGGCAGTCCAGAGGTGGAGCAGCCAGACATGGAGAAATCTTCTGTGAAGAGTCAGACTGCAG TTCCTCAAAGACCGTCAGTGGGAAGTCTTGGGGATTTGATGTTTGTGCGACTGCGGGCTCAGTCATCTGCAGGAAAGACGAAGCCTAACCCATCAAAAACTTTACCCAGAAGGGACACCTGGTTGGCCCTGACACAAGAAAG CTCCGAGGAGCTGCGCTTTTATCTGAAGCTTCGACGGCCAGACCTGTATATAttggagggggaggaggagggggagacCGATCATGATGAGGAGGAGTTTGTTCTCATTGAGGATAGAGGACAAGAGGGAGAAGAGGATGAAGAGATGTTTCAGGCACTCCGCGGCTCAGGGGACGACTGGGAG ATGGTGTTGATGGAAGAGAATAAAGACAAGCCACTCATGGTAATCGACAGGGAACCCGAAGGAATTAGTAACATCATCGACAACAGCCATATTCTGGAGGCTTCGCATGTCAGAGAG cTGTGTAAGGAGCTTCCCCCCAGGACGGTGGGCCAGACGTGGCAGCTGGCTTACAGCACGTCCCGTCATGGCGCCAGCCTCAAGTCTCTTTACAGGAAACTCAGCAACACTGACTCTCCTGTGCTGATTGTCATAAAGGATGCACTAGATGAG CTTTTCGGAGCCTTTCTCTCTGATCCTCTGAGACCCAGTGAGAATTTCTATGGTACAGGAGAAACCTTCCTCTTCATGTTGCATCCTCGTTTTAAG TGCTTCAGGTGGACGGGAGAGAACTCCTTTTTTATTAAAGGAGACTTGGACTGCTTCGCTGTTGGCGGTGGAAG TGGTCACTTTGGGCTGTGGGTCGATGAGAACCTGTACCTGGGGCGCAGCAGTCCGTGCTACACCTTCAACAACTGCTGCCTCTCTGAAACCGATGATTTCCGCATCATGGAGCTGGAGGTGTGGACATTTAGCTGA
- the si:ch211-15d5.11 gene encoding oxidation resistance protein 1 isoform X4, translating into MGKQRLFKNLCSKYSRRIAFSDFYSKGLPGDTVFSVSSQFNSNAEPSAEESKTVDLFSVTRPSSDTLIVKEQLVSKRKDTSVSRKSSNPQLDSDSGLNKKKEADADQDCLDSLTAQPQSPSPEAEYDKLLDVEAVPLPDGHLCLLALPPECCQGERPEAMLYLKLFCRYITDGKGVVSGILLVTSNKIFFDPFKTHPLVMEHGFEDYLLSCTVDSLVSVSFFPDISHIHFNTSQQRRRRKEKKLFQKLKITKGQAGSLQSKKQEESPPVPSVMPSSILSLTKEVSEEDEESRDMADVEGGLESSSLEVLPEDPVGGLAVLSNATTFCCGSPEVEQPDMEKSSVKSQTAVPQRPSVGSLGDLMFVRLRAQSSAGKTKPNPSKTLPRRDTWLALTQESSEELRFYLKLRRPDLYILEGEEEGETDHDEEEFVLIEDRGQEGEEDEEMFQALRGSGDDWEMVLMEENKDKPLMVIDREPEGISNIIDNSHILEASHVRELCKELPPRTVGQTWQLAYSTSRHGASLKSLYRKLSNTDSPVLIVIKDALDELFGAFLSDPLRPSENFYGTGETFLFMLHPRFKCFRWTGENSFFIKGDLDCFAVGGGSGHFGLWVDENLYLGRSSPCYTFNNCCLSETDDFRIMELEVWTFS; encoded by the exons ATGGGGAAACAGCGTCTGTTTAAGAATCTCTGCAGTAAATACAGTCGAAGGATCGcattttcagacttttactCCAAG gGTCTTCCCGGAGACACAGTGTTCAGCGTTTCATCCCAGTTCAACAGTAATGCTGAACCCTCAGCTGAAGAGAGCAAAACAGTCGACCTGTTCTCCGTAACACGACCCAGCTCTGATACCCTCATAGTGAAAGAG CAGCTGGTCTCGAAGAGAAAGGACACTTCTGTCAGTAGAAAATCATCTAACCCACAACTGGACTCAGACTCCGGGCTGAATAAAAAGAAGGAGGCAGATGCAGATCAAGACTGTTTGGATTCTCTCACTGCTCAGCCTCAGTCCCCCTCACCGGAGGCAGAATATGACAAGCTACTG GATGTGGAGGCCGTGCCGCTGCCAGACGGACACCTCTGCTTGTTGGCTCTGCCTCCTGAGTGCTGTCAGGGCGAGCGCCCAGAGGCCATGCTGTACCTCAAACTGTTCTGCCGCTACATCACCGACGGAAAG GGTGTGGTTTCTGGCATCCTGCTGGTGACGTCCAATAAAATCTTCTTTGACCCGTTTAAGACCCATCCTCTGGTGATGGAGCATGGCTTCGAGGACTACCTTTTGTCTTGCACTGTTGACAGTCTGGTTTCTGTCTCCTTTTTCCCTGACATTTCGCACATTCACTTCAACACCTCCCAGCAGAG AAGGAGgcgaaaagaaaagaaactttTTCAGAAGCTCAAAATCACCAAAGGTCAAGCAGGCAGCCTCCAAAGCAAAAAGCAGGAGGAGTCTCCCCCAGTTCCATCAGTGATGCCCAGTTCCATCCTGAGCCTAACTAAGGAGGTTTCAGAGGAGGACGAGGAGAGCAGAGATATGGCCGATGTGGAGGGGGGGCTGGAGAGCAGCTCTCTTGAGGTGCTGCCTGAGGATCCTGTGGGCGGTTTGGCTGTCCTGAGCAATGCCACCACCTTCTGCTGTGGCAGTCCAGAGGTGGAGCAGCCAGACATGGAGAAATCTTCTGTGAAGAGTCAGACTGCAG TTCCTCAAAGACCGTCAGTGGGAAGTCTTGGGGATTTGATGTTTGTGCGACTGCGGGCTCAGTCATCTGCAGGAAAGACGAAGCCTAACCCATCAAAAACTTTACCCAGAAGGGACACCTGGTTGGCCCTGACACAAGAAAG CTCCGAGGAGCTGCGCTTTTATCTGAAGCTTCGACGGCCAGACCTGTATATAttggagggggaggaggagggggagacCGATCATGATGAGGAGGAGTTTGTTCTCATTGAGGATAGAGGACAAGAGGGAGAAGAGGATGAAGAGATGTTTCAGGCACTCCGCGGCTCAGGGGACGACTGGGAG ATGGTGTTGATGGAAGAGAATAAAGACAAGCCACTCATGGTAATCGACAGGGAACCCGAAGGAATTAGTAACATCATCGACAACAGCCATATTCTGGAGGCTTCGCATGTCAGAGAG cTGTGTAAGGAGCTTCCCCCCAGGACGGTGGGCCAGACGTGGCAGCTGGCTTACAGCACGTCCCGTCATGGCGCCAGCCTCAAGTCTCTTTACAGGAAACTCAGCAACACTGACTCTCCTGTGCTGATTGTCATAAAGGATGCACTAGATGAG CTTTTCGGAGCCTTTCTCTCTGATCCTCTGAGACCCAGTGAGAATTTCTATGGTACAGGAGAAACCTTCCTCTTCATGTTGCATCCTCGTTTTAAG TGCTTCAGGTGGACGGGAGAGAACTCCTTTTTTATTAAAGGAGACTTGGACTGCTTCGCTGTTGGCGGTGGAAG TGGTCACTTTGGGCTGTGGGTCGATGAGAACCTGTACCTGGGGCGCAGCAGTCCGTGCTACACCTTCAACAACTGCTGCCTCTCTGAAACCGATGATTTCCGCATCATGGAGCTGGAGGTGTGGACATTTAGCTGA
- the selenon gene encoding selenoprotein N gives MAADVDKTIPEKERRNGHNGQTSPGSGSWFYRGMWTLLVVCAVPLVAFGIKYYQDSQLLRRHEEGIRALGAEGLFLFSSLDTDHDLYLSPEEFKPIAEKLTGITPPVDLEEDVIDDPNGETLVLEAKMQPLLLESMTKSRDGFLGVSHSSLSGLRSWTSPAVPSSSFPASQFRVFLPPKGKVEVGDAWWVIPSELNIFTGYLPNNRYHPPTPKGKEVLIHSLLSMFHPLPFIKSRFAPQGTVACIRASNEFYYDIVFRIHAEFQLNVVPNFPFWFTPGQFTGNIVVSKDASHVRHFHLYVPSNRSLNVDMEWLYGASESSNMEVDIGYLPQLELQSVGPSTPSVIVDEEGNVIDSQDGSSEPIQFVFEEIHWTSEMSQEEAFHRMEVTFYPFKKVPYLPFAEAFERAEAEQKLVHSILLWGALDDQSCUGSGRTLRETVLESSPVLALLNQSFISSWSLVKELENMQADEQNPALSVKARLHLEKYSFPVEMLVALPNGTIVHHINANYFLDQTAMKPEDEGAAFSFSGGFEDPSTSTYISFLKEGLEKAKDYVTQ, from the exons ATGGCCGCAGACGTAGATAAAACAATCCCGGAGAAAGAGCGGAGGAACGGGCACAATGGACAGACGAGTCCGGGATCTGGATCCTGGTTCTACAGAGGGATGTGGACCCTGCTGGTGGTCTGTGCGGTCCCCCTTGTTGCTTTTGGGATAAAGTACTACCAAGATTCCCAGCTCCTCAGGCGTCAT GAGGAGGGCATTCGAGCTCTGGGTGCCGAGGGCCTTTTTCTCTTCTCCTCCTTGGACACGGACCATGACCTCTATCTGAGTCCTGAGGAGTTCAAACCCATTGCAGAGAAGCTTACAG GGATCACACCCCCAGTGGATTTGGAGGAGGACGTGATTGACGACCCAAATGGAGAGACTTTGGTCTTGGAGGCCAAAATGCAGCCTCTGTTGCTGGAATCCATGACAAAAAGCAGGGATGGTTTTCTTGGA GTTTCTCACAGCTCCCTGAGTGGTCTTCGCTCCTGGACGAGCCCTGCGGTGCCCTCCTCTTCATTCCCTGCCAGCCAGTTCAGAGTGTTCCTGCCCCCaaagggcaaagtggaggtggGAGACGCATGGTGGGTGATTCCCAGCGAGCTCAACATCTTCACTGGCTACCTGCCCAACAACCGTTACCACCCTCCCACCCCGAAGGGCAAAGAG GTTCTGATCCACTCCCTGTTGAGCATGTTCCACCCTCTGCCTTTTATCAAGTCACGTTTTGCCCCGCAGGGCACAGTCGCCTGCATTCGGGCCAGCAATGAGTTTTATTATGACATCGTCTTCAG GATTCACGCAGAGTTCCAGCTCAATGTCGTTCCAAACTTTCCTTTCTGGTTCACCCCGGGTCAGTTCACCGGGAACATCGTCGTCTCAAAGGATGCTTCCCACGTCCGTCACTTCCACCTTTATGTCCCCAGTAACAG GTCTCTCAACGTGGACATGGAGTGGCTCTATGGAGCCAGCGAGAGCAGCAACATGGAGGTGGACATCGGATATCTGCCACAG TTGGAACTGCAGTCTGTGGGCCCCTCCACTCCCTCTGTCATTGTGGACGAGGAGGGAAACGTCATCGACAGTCAGGACGGGAGCAGCGAACCGATCCAGTTCGTCTTTGAGGAAATTCACTGGACTTCAGAGATGAGTCAGGAGGAAGCTTTCCACCGCATGGAGGTCACCTTCTACCCGTTCAAGAAG GTGCCCTACTTGCCTTTCGCCGAGGCTTTTGAGCGAGCCGAAGCAGAGCAGAAACTGGTGCACTCCATTCTGCTGTGGGGAGCTTTAGATGATCAGTCCTGCTGAG GTTCGGGGCGAACTCTCCGGGAGACGGTCCTGGAAAGTTCGCCCGTCCTCGCTCTGCTCAACCAGAGCTTCATCAGCAGCTGGTCTCTGGTCAAAGAGCTGGAGAACATGCAA GCTGACGAGCAGAACCCTGCACTGAGTGTAAAGGCCCGCTTACATCTGGAGAAGTACAGTTTCCCCGTGGAGATGTTGGTGGCACTGCCCAATGGAACTATT GTCCATCACATCAATGCTAACTACTTCCTGGACCAGACAGCAATGAAACCAGAGGACGAAGGAGCAGCTTTCAGCTTTTCTGGGGGATTCGAGGACCCCTCGACATCCACGTACATCAGCTTCCTGAAGGAGGGGCTGGAGAAGGCCAAGGACTACGTCACCCAGTAA
- the znf593 gene encoding zinc finger protein 593, protein MGKSKQTGNHNNGKKKNIAKKWKTKRRTKDLDQIHSDMKPETAAKLLHQEVDYDVTGCAQHYCLHCARYFVDMRSLKEHFKTKVHKKRLKQLREEPYTQAEAERAAGMGSYIPPKTIEVKTQPTEEDMD, encoded by the exons ATGGGGAAGTCCAAACAAACAGGGAACCACAATAACGGCAAGAAGAAGAACATCGCAAAGAAGTGGAAGACCAAGCGTAGGACCAAAGACCTGGACCAGATCCACTCAGACATGAAGCCAGAGACTGCAGCCAAACTGCTGCATCAGGAAGTGGACTACGACGTGACCGGATGTGCGCAACACTACTGCTTACACTGCGC GAGATACTTTGTTGACATGAGATCCTTGAAAGAGCACTTCAAGACCAAAGTGCACAAAAAACG GTTAAAGCAGCTCAGGGAGGAGCCGTACACACAGGCAGAGGCAGAGCGAGCTGCAGGAATGGGCTCCTACATCCCTCCAAAAACCATTGAAGTGAAGACGCAGCCTACTGAGGAGGACATGGACTGA